Proteins encoded together in one Larus michahellis chromosome 4, bLarMic1.1, whole genome shotgun sequence window:
- the LOC141743056 gene encoding E3 ubiquitin-protein ligase RBBP6-like translates to MSCIHYKFAAKLAYDRVIFSGLNICLQDLKRQIMAREKLKAATSDLQISNAQTGAEYTDDNALIAKNSSVIVRRIPVGGVKAAGKTSAIGGTEPLSGTSKTIDDSPAPLSLAQLVKTDNLAAANASEEDKIKAMMMQSCREYNPINYMTKPWDTPPPSYICFRCGKPGHYIKNCPTNGDKNVEPVARIKKSTGIPRSFMMEVKDPNTKGAMLTKSGTYAIPIINAEAYASGKKEKPPFLPAEPSSSSSSSEDPVPDELLCLICKEIMTDAAVIPCCGNSYCDECIRTTLLESEEHTCPTCHQTDVSPDALIANMFLRKAVNSFSNGSGYTKGLHQTIQQQQQPPPPPPALMTMTVAPPGPLHNADSVIPPAALVTAAEPSASPWLSVSSLLKEKVPVRRQPALPSLPGPQGQSVPTTGRHPTRASTPRSAGGRPGWELSKSPYSASFYSRSSCTHSKSRSGSSRSGSYSRSFRRSPSRSFSRSPPYPRRGKGKSRNYHSRSRSPAFRGQSPTKRTIPRGDGERQYFKRYREVPPYDMKAYHGRSVDLRGRFEKERYREWERNYREWYEKFYKGFAAGAQPRPAVNRESISPDRSGPPGTRRENLPYARGRREDSPGGQSHRSHNRDGRDPEKPSGRERHGMKDPPQSNEKDMEYPLEDGKGNECKKHQKRRKGDENKGFPNAEFGTKLKHKKKKIEEEQREG, encoded by the exons ATGTCGTGCATCCACTACAAGTTCGCTGCCAAGCTGGCGTATGACAGGGTCATCTTCAGCGGCCTGAACATCTGCCTGCAGGACCTCAAGCGCCAGATCATGGCCCGCGAGAAGCTGAAGGCGGCCACCAGCGACTtgcagatcagcaacgcccagacTGGAGCAG AGTACACAGATGACAACGCCCTGATTGCTAAGAACTCGTCGGTAATTGtgagaagaatccctgttggaggagttaaagctgcCGGCAAAACATCTGCCAT aggCGGAACTGAGCCACTGAGTGGAACATCAAAAACG ATTGATGACTCTcctgcacctctttctctggCCCAGCTTGTGAag ACCGACAATCTGGCTGCAGCCAATGCTTCcgaagaagacaaaataaaagctatgatgaTGCAGTCTTGCCGTGAATACAATCCAATCAA TTACATGACCAAACCCTGGGATACGCCTCCACCATCCTATATATGCTTTCGTTGCGGAAAACCTGGCCACTACATAAAGAACTGCCCAACGAATGGG GACAAAAATGTTGAGCCTGTTGCCAGAATTAAGAAAAGCACGGGCATTCCAAGGAGTTTCATgatggaggtgaaagatcccaatacaaagggtgctatgctgacaaaGAGCGGAACATATGCAATACCAATTATTAACGC GGAAGCTTATGCTAGCGGAAAGAAGGAGAAGCCTCCCTTCTTACCAGCGgagccgtcctcctcctcctcctcctccgaagACCCTGTTCCAGATGAGTTGTTATGTCTCATTTGTAAAGAGATAATGACTGATGCGGCCGTTATTCCCTGCTGTGGAAACAGTTATTGTGATGAAT GCATTAGAACAACATTGCTGGAGTCTGAGGAACACACATGCCCAACGTGTCATCAGACAGACGTTTCCCCTGATGCTTTAATTGCCAACATGTTCCTACGCAAG gctgtgaacagCTTCAGCAATGGAAGTGGCTACACAAAAGGGCTCCACCAGAcgattcagcagcagcagcagccgccaccacctccaccagcacTCATGACTATGACTGTTGCACCTCCTGGACCTTTGCA caatgctGATAGTGTTatacctcctgctgctctggtgactgctgctgaacCTTCTGCATCTCCCTGGCTGTCGGTCAGCAGTTTGTTGAAAGAGAAG GTTCCTGTACGaagacaaccagcattaccaAGTCTTCCGGGCCCCCAAGGACAATCAGTGCCCACAACTG GTCgtcatccaacgagagccagtacacctcgctcagcaggtggcagaccaggctgggaacT gtcCAAGTCTCCCTATAGTGCTTCATTTTACTCTAGAAGTTCGTGTACCCACTCCAAGTCAAGATCAGGTTCTTCCCGCTCTGGCTCCTACTCTCGATCATTTAGGCGTTCCCCTTCTCGTTCCTTCTCGCGATCACCACCCTAtccaagaagaggcaaagggaagagtcGTAACTATCACTCTAGGTCAAGGTCTCCAGCGTTTCGAGGCCAGTCTCCCACTAAACGGACTATACCTCgaggggatggagaaaggcagTACTTTAAGAGATACCGAGAAGTTCCCCCGTATGATATGAAAGCTTACCATGGCAGATCTGTTGACCTCAGAGGTCGCTTTGAAAAGGAGAGATACAGAGAATGGGAACGGAACTATAGAGAATGGTACGAAAAGTTTTACAAGGGCTTTGCTGCTGGCGCTCAACCTCGACCAGCAGTAAATAGAGAGAGCATTTCTCCAGATAGGTCTGGTCCACCTGGGACCAGACGAGAGAATTTGCCATATGCTCGGGGACGCAGGGAAGACTCTCCTGGTGGGCAAAGCCACAGAAGTCATAATAGAGATGGACGTGACCCTGAAAAACCTTCTGGAAGAGAGCGCCACGGCATGAAAGATCCACCACAATCaaatgagaaggacatggaataTCCGCTGGAAGAtggcaaaggaaatgaatgtaaaaaacaccagaagagaagaaaaggggatgaGAATAAAGGCTTTCCCAATGCTGAGTTTGGgacaaaactcaaacacaagaagaaaaaaatcgaagaagagcaaagagaaggatga
- the LOC141743057 gene encoding kelch-like protein 10 gives MYLNMNISESFLKGDLLPIVTPLERAAVKHKCFSGTKLPRERKMSAVACPAFHGLCPEGKLGDGIISVDGIEFIAYKMILSSCSPYFRALFSSNWSNAERKAYKIPGTSSEMMRLLMEYAYTGTVRVTDDNVESLLIAADQFNVLDIVRLCCEFLKSQLCLENCVGIWRFTGYYYCPDLREAAHEFILHHFEEVSRVSTEFVALSFNDLERLLEKDELPVKEEAVFEAVLKWVAHGLQNRRQHVVVLLGKEGWKPFDSLKKIPKYPLPFQLTQEPSIYQVSKKEERRQERNSQLGQKRLQAIAYYSTELDLVIQGTNSCARAVAAAALMVEKARKVVLGHLLTLMVHS, from the exons ATGTATCTGAATATGAACATCTCTGAATCCTTTCTGAAAGGAGACCTGCTGCCGATTGTGACAC CTCTTGAGAGAGCTGCTGTTAAACACAAGTGTTTTTCAGGTACCAAGCTTCCAAG ggagaggaagatgagtgcAGTGGCTTGCCCCGCCTTCCATGGGCTTTGCCCAGAAGGGAAGCTGGGCGATGGGATCATCAGCGTGGACGGCATTGAATTCATTGCTtacaagatgatcctctccagctgcagtccgtacttcag ggctttgttctccagcaACTGGAGCAATGCCGAGAGGAAGGCCTATAAGATCCCCGGCACTTCCTCTGAAATGATGAGGCTCCTTATGGAATATGCCTACACCGGGACAGTGCGGGTCACGGATGACAACGTTGAAAGTTTGCTCATCGCAGCAGACCAGTTCAATGTCCTGGACATCGTCAGGCTGTGCTGCGAgttcttaaaatcccagctgtgcttggaaaattgTGTCGGCATCTGGAGATTCACAGGCTACTACTACTGTcctgacctgcgagaagcagcccatgaGTTCATCCTGCATCACTTTGAGGAGGTGAGCAGGGTGTCCACAGAGTTTGTGGCGCTCTCCTTCAATGACctggaacgcctgctggagaaggatgagctccctgtgaaagaagaggccgtgtTCGAGGCCGTTCTGAAATGGGTTGCTCATGGCCTGCAGAACAGGAGGCAGCACGTtgtagtcttgctgggcaaggaagggtggaa GCCATTtgattctctgaaaaagattccaaaatatccattgccttttcagctgacGCAGGAACCTTCTATATATCAGGTCTCTAAGAAGGAAGAACGACGCCAag AAAGGAATAGCCAGTTGGGCCAGAAGCGCCTGCAAGCCATAGCATATTACTCAACAGAACTCGACCTGGTCATTCAAGGCACGAACTCCTGCGCTAgggctgttgcagcagcagctttgatggttgagaaagcaagaaaggttGTCCTGGGGCACCTCCTAACGCTGATGGTTCATTCCTGA